DNA sequence from the Corvus hawaiiensis isolate bCorHaw1 chromosome 6, bCorHaw1.pri.cur, whole genome shotgun sequence genome:
GGGCCTAGAGGGGAAcgatttactttaaaaaaatatataataatcGTGCTCggtttttataattttaattcgGCTCAATTTCCCGCTCTCGGCTGAGTGATCGGCCGGAAGGTGAGCGACGACTCCTTTAACAAAAGCTCGATCCGCACCGGATTGACGTCCCCCTCAGCCAATAGAGTTACAAACGCCATCCCTCCGCGGCTCGGGTTGGCCCCGGCTCCCGGCCGGATCCCGCTCAAACCTGTAGCGCCAAGACTGGGGCATGGAGGTCGTGCTGGGGCAGGTGGAGCAGCTGTCGGCACTCCTGATTGTGTCCCGCTCCGCGTTGGTGCGGGACTGGGACTCCCTCACCCTGGACAGGGCTCTAGAGTGGGCCCGGTATTTCCAACACCTCTATGATCGGTTCCGTGCCCGGCCCGAGCTCCGGGAGGCCCTCGGGCGGCGGCTGCGCCGGGCTCAGCCGTACCCTCTGCTCGGCTTCCCTACACTGGGCCGCTGCCCACAGCTGGTGGGGCTGGCGCTGCTGGAGAACCGCGCTTTGCCGCCTGCTGCCTGCCGCAGCCTGCTCCGCAGCCTTCTGCAGCCTCCCGGCGCGGGGACcggccccgagccccgcggccTGGCGCTGCTCGCCCGCCGCAAGGCCGCGGCCTGTCTGCTGGCgctgccccgccgcccgccgcggTGTCCCCCCGGGCAAGAGCCGCAGCTGCAGGCGGAGgcgcagctgctgctgaaccgGCTGCgggaggaggggcaggaggtcgGGGAGGCCGCGGGGCAGCTGCGTTGGTTGTGCGGTGTTCTggagcagctcccccagccccgcgccTTTGAGGTCGTGGCGGCGGCGCTGGCTCTGCTGAAGCAGGGGAGCGGCGCTGAGCAGGCCGGAGACAGGGATCGAGATGAGACCAGCCTAGACGGGTACCAGGCGAATGCTGCAGAAGACGGATGCACCGCCGGGCTCCTGCTTTCCTGGCTGCTGGGCAACCAGGAGAGATTTTCTGCCTTCTGCCTTTGCCTCCCATGTTCCCTTCTTGCCTTTCTAGCTGGTCACTATTCTCAGTTAAGCAGATCTTATTTGGACCTCTTAACCGCCTGGGGAAGCCACTTGCTCTATGATCCCTTGCAGGGAAGGTGGATTAAAAGTTGCTTTGACAAAGCTGAATTGTCCTGGGAAGAATTAAGGGAGCGCTTCAGCTGCCTCTGTCAGGGATCTACACTGCTTAAGGAACAGACCCAAGCTGCTCTGAAACTCCTGAAGACACAAGATGGAGACTTTAAAGTCTGTGGCCTAAGTGTGTGGAGTGACTTACTGATGGAAGTAGGCTGCTAATGCATGCACACAAAAGCAACATGAAAACTTACAAAATGAAGCAAATCTGGTTAACTTTATCTGATGTAAAAGGCAAGACAACTACACCTCACTttgttgaaaacaaaatgttactGTAACTGCTGATCACAATGGTTCTGACTGCAGCTGGTTCTGAAGTCTTTCAGGAAGGCCTGGTGATTTCTTGTAATTGTGCTGTTATTTCTGGTCAACacagaaaatttcttccttttcagtaCTTGCTGATTAGTTATctaataaaatgaagaaaatcctTTATGCTTCAAATATGGAGTAGTTTCTGTTTAGAAAGTATGGCAGTTCAGATATGGTTGTGTTAGTAATTTTTCTAAGTCTCGGAAGCTGAGCAAAAAAGGTTCAAAGGGAGGGTGGAGTTTCAAATGTGGAAACCCCAGATTCAGGGTTCATTTAGTAGTGATTGTCCTTATTGGGCTGTCTGCTCTGGTGGCCACTTCCATGCTTCTATAGCTCTTGCACATGACTTAGCCCCAGGCTCAGTGAAGAAAGTGAGAGGAAGCCAACTGGAACATTTGAAAAGTTCTAAAATAGAAGTCTTTATTAGTTGCTATGTTATTTGATAATACACAGGTATTTCCTAAGAAAATGGCAGTAAATTGTAGGAtgttctgtgtggttttcttcccatttccatAATTTATTTCATGATTCATTGCTTTGTGAAGCAGAGAAGTGAGTGAACAGCAAAATTTTTTATTGTCTGTATATATAATatgtattaaatatttataaaactttGTCTATATACGTACACAAAATTTTATATAATTGTATGTATAAAATATGTGGTATGTAGTATATATATTATTTCCCCTCTttgttattttatgttttatctGTTTGTGTGAGGAAAACTTGAACAGGGTAGTTTCTACCTTTCCAGTCTCATTAAAATTCGTATTGCAATGCAGAAGTAATGTGTATATTTAGCTCTGTAAAATAGTATTGCCAAAAGTGAGCACTATAAAAAGAGAATAGTCAAGGAAGATGAAGGAAACATATAGAACTACTGCAAAAAGAGTTATTCATTAATCTTTTGTGTGGAGGACCTATCAGAGTTCCTGCAGACCATATTCTTACAGTTTCAAGATCAATTGAGACATCTCTTTTGTTGCAAAAGTCCTTTAGAAGGGGTTAGAAGATTGTTCACTTAAAGCAAACAAGCTATTAAATGTATAAACTGTATTGGAACTAATTAGAGTAGTAGTCTGTATTATGGCAAGAAATAGTGTATATAACTATGGCTGATAATTCTGTATGGCACAACTAGAGTGGGAAGAATCTTGTGCTTTTGAAATGGAAGCAATTAGTACAAGGATTGAATATCATCTGGGAAAAGAAATGATGGTTATTTGAACTTGTATGGAAGTAATTAGAGACATACACaagttcttttccttcccctatTCTAAAACAGAAGAGATACTTAGGGGTAGCACCATTATGTAGTTAGAAGGACAGGCTACTAACCTATCAAAAATACAactattttctttgtattcctTACCATGTCACTTCAGTGAGACAATGAAATTTTGGAGATCTGTGGATGAACATATTCTAAAAGTACAACTGTGGCAGTTGTCTTTCTCTGTCTTAAATGGAGTTGTTGCCCCTTCTGGAACTTGAGGTCAGTCTTAAAAGACATCAATGTCAGTGGACCTCCTGACTGAGTCAGTATTTCTGTggtatcaaaaaaaaaaaaaaaagaaatctgtctaAAAATCTGTCTGAAATCTGTCAGTGTTTAAAACTGCTTAGACGTGTAAAGCATGAAGTTTGAATTTATGTTGTCTAGCCACAGTTCCCTGTGTAATGTAGTTTTGGCATTTGGTATGGAAACTCTGCACTTGAGCTTGCTCTTAATGCCTTTAACAGGCAtaagatttttttgtctgttagAATACTTTCTGCTATCAGAGGTTCCTGATGAATAATATACCCAAACATACTAGTCAAAGTTATTTGCTTCTCCCCAGATATACATTAAGGGTGATTGTCAAATATTGCAATAACCTTACAAATGCTATAGTATCAAACCAAGCCTCAACTATTAAAACCTACTGTTCCCAGGTACATCAGTCTCTGGGACAAATTTCAATGAGAGTTAAGTCTTAGTTTTGCTTGTCAGGGTAGATATGTTTTCTAATTATACTCAGAATGTTCACTATAAATTAAGTCTCTTAACTATTTATAGAATAAATCAGATCCTTGTAGGGAGTTTCTTCTTGCATTTGAAGTATTTGAAGTCTTGCTTTTTGATAAACAAGCTTTGTGTTGTAAAATTCAGTTCATGAAGACATATGTCTTCTTTTCAAGTAATGTTTATTACACCTTTTTAACTAAGTGTAACTACAGAATCTTTTACTGGCATAGCTAGGAAGTAACAGGCCCATCAGTGACTTTATTAAGAAAGTAAAGAAGTAATCGTGGGCATGGATGGGAAAGAGAGGCCAGTATAGACAATATATACTTGATTTCCAGTTCTGTCTTCCTTATAGAAACAAGGATAGTAAAAGGTAGTTTAATTTCAGTGAGACAAAAGCACCTGGTTATAGCAATTACACAAAAATGTTCCAATCTGTCCCAAATACATTATAAAGACATGCCAGATCCCTGATTACCAAATTCCAAAATCCATCTGGCATTCATTGAACAAATACACTGGTCCACATTCCCTATTATTTCAGCGTGCTTGTTGAGTTCTCCAGATAGCTGTGTGAATGATGAATTTTCTTTGGAACTCCGTTTTTAATAAAAGTGTAAACGGGAAAGGTGTGATGTCTGTAACCTCCTCCCTCTATGTATTTGCAGCTCATATGTGCAAACTCTTGATAATCTCAACTATCATGAGAAGCAAGATACTGTAAATGACAGGCTAAGGCCTCTTCCTCAATCaccttcctcttttctttttcttaataagGAGAAGCAGATCTCTGCTATTTATGAAATGATGATTGAAGAAACTGCTATGCTTGTGTTTTAGAAGATTGGTAGGGATTGTGGAATGCATCAGGAGGATATTACTTGCCCAATTAATAGCCAAGATATTTTCCTGCTATTGATGTTCggttttttcctccaagtaagaaaaaacaatttaGCCCTTGTCAAACAGAACTGTAACTTCACAAGTGATATACTATGAGATGTCTGGATACAAAGTAgcctttttcttacttttcttgTGAAGTGTCTGTTCTCTTGTACTAGGCAAAATCTAGAAGAAAGCAAATTATATTCTAGTAGTTTGCGGTATCTATGCAGATACTAGAATAAAGATAAATGATGTAGAATAAATTGTTCATTTATGAAAACAATATTAGCAAATTGGTACCATTCAGGTGAATATACAAGCCTGACTGTGACAATGCATtagcatgattttttttgcaCACAATGTTTCTTTCCTCAGCCCTCTCCCAAACAGGTGAATAAGGATctaatgttctttttcttttcagtgacagtgaaggatgatttttttttcttctcatgtataagagaatattttttagGTCATGAAGGCAGACTAATATTTTGATCACATGAAAGTAACATTTTCAGATACTGTTTAACTAGCCAGTTAAAGCTGTATGGCTAATTTTAGttctgctgtttctgaaaaatgGAAGATTTAAAGCTAAATTCTATTCCTTGTGAACAGTTTGGATGAATGACCCATTGCAGAATGCCAGCAAAGGCCCTACATCATCGCTGTTCAGAATACAGCAAAGAGCAGTAGCATGGGCACCATGTACTTACTTATTTGATGGgcagaattacagaaaaataaataaaattcaagtgGAAAGGGTGAGGAGAAAAGGTGGAAGGCTGCTCACTTTTGAAGACCCATTGAGAAAGGGTAGATTTCCCCTTCACTGAAACTGAATGGCTTTGCTACTGCTGTGGACAGCATTGGGCTGGTAATTTTGTGATAAAAAAAGATCAGAAGAGTTTTGATTTGATGTTAGCTGCTCTTCCAAAGCACTCATCCTCTGTGTGCCCAAATAACCACATTGATCAGTGGTTTAACAGGCAGAATATTAAGGTAGTGAATGAGAAATGTAGTCACGTGTGCAGGGTAGGAAACTGTTTATTTAAATAGGGGCTGGTCTCACAGAGGTGAGACCAAAGGAATAGCATCATATCTGCCCTGGTATAAAATAGATTGAATATCCCATGTATGGTCTGGAAAACTAGATTTTTATCAGATAATAATCAATATAATTACTTTTCACAAGCAGTTTGCTCTCAGTATTGTGTCTGTCTCATGAGGAATTAAATGTTATTTGTACCAAACACATCCTTTATTAATCAGTTATGTGCCTTACTGAATTTTAGATTAAGAGATGCTGGAcaacctggaaaaaaattacatgtttgTTCTACCCAtgtacttctttttaaaaagtctcagGATAAAAAAATGACAGTAGCAATGAACTAGACCAGAAATAAACACATAGTTAAGGCGCATCCTCTTTgataatttttcaaaagtagCCTACTAAGACATTAAGCTGGTAAAACTAGCTATTACTTCAGTACTGAAGTCATTCATGTGCCACCACCACTTTAATTCCTTTTGTGCCAGTACCTTAGAGTTActgatattattttaaataattaatcacATGCCAATAATTTTGCATTGTGTCAGTTCTTTCACAGCTAGAGATCTTTGTCCCTAAATCTTTAGAGTGGTTGGCATTTTATTTACAGTTATTATTTTGATTCATCTCAGATACCACAGAGGGTGGCAGCAGAGCCTCTCTGCACAGATACACTTGGACTTCTGATCCAAGGGGAGAATCCAAGCTCAGGGCTCATTTCTAGAAGCAGAAGAGACGAGGGAGTAAACACTCATAGTTGTGTTAGCCAGTCAGAAGTTTCCAATTGAAAAATCCTATTGAAAGTCTATTTTGTCCTTGCAATTCTAAGTTTACCAGCTCTTTAATGTAATTTAGGATCAGGTAATAATATAAACCATATCCTCTAACTGTCTGTATCCACAGGCccattttattaataatattagGTATGCAGCTCTTAAATTCCTTTTCTATTACATGTTAGATTCCATAGTATTATGTGATCAATTTACTGTAACACTTAATGAGTACATTTTACCAGAAGTCATAGCAGTATACGCTGAACAAAAAATGTAGCAATCAAATTCTGAATCTTGTCTTGAACTGCACCTTCCTATTATATTTCTTCCTCTGGGAAGAAAGTTCAGGATGAATGCTCAGACCTGGGCTATTCGTAGTGTGTAGCTCACAAACACACTAATCCCAGCATTTGATAAAGCGCTATTTAGATTTTTGGCAACTGTCATGAGTTTTAAATCCCACCACAAAGATTATTTGAATGTTTTCCTAAGAATAATTTCCAGGAATGAAATATGTACTGCTTTTACCTGCACATTTGTATCATTGTTCCTCTTGTGGTATGTTGGACTCAGATCAGGAAATCCTAATTGTGGTCTTGAGTTCTTGTGCATAGTTCTTCTCTCAAAATAAAGTTAGCAATGGAAGAAAATTATCATGTGCTTTCTGTCATGCATAATAAATATTACACCCATAAAAATAAGCCAACAATGCAAAGACAATTTTCTACATGATTCATGTATCAGTTAAATACATAGATAAATACTTGGTTTTAATGTTGaataactgggaaaaaatatgtatttgttttgctCTCGTAGGAGGAGATAATGAATCCTCTTTAAAGACCAGTAGGCTGAAATGTGAATGCAGCCTCTCTTTCCAATACTTATAGGCAGTGGAgtcattaatattttcttattaatgTAAATGAGCTAGGTAAGAACAATTGATTTCTTCTAGGAATTAATTGGACATGATCAATTCCTAAAACAAGTGTGACAACAAGGTCATTCGTCAGCTGCTTAACAATGCAATAGCCTAAGCTTGCCCTTTCAGCTGAGAAAAGATGCCATGCCCTggagaaaaggcttttaaatCATTACGCTATTGACAAAAAATTGTGTACTGTTGTCTCTCACAGACTCATTATTCTCAATGCTGAGGTGAAACTTGCTGAGTTCAGGTATTTTATAATTTGCCTTGTTCAAGCTTTAGTTTTAgggtaaaaatataaaatatatataggAAACTAAGGGTTTTCTCAGCTATGCAGGGATCTTCAGGCATTGAAAGTGATATGCAAGCAAATAtcataatttaattaatatctaGATCTTCTACATGCTTTTGAGTAAGTTGATGGCGTTTTTTAATTATACAAATGAAATAATCTGACCCATCACTTGTTTATTTGCTTCAAGTTAGTTTGAGCATTGAATTCACCTCCAGTTTGccaatgttttggttttttgttgagGTTTGCTTTTTCCCTAATGCAACAAAAGCACCTTCCCTTTTATTCTTCATAAATATGTACTAAATCATTTTTAGCTTCAAAGATAATATTCATCAAGGGAACACTTGGATGACCataatgcagaaaataatttctagaatGTAATTTCTAGAATGTAAATTTCTTAGTACTGCTGAAGTAGTCAAGTACTTTCCCCTATTTTTAAATGGGTCAAAATTCAGTGAGGAGACAACCCCCTCCACCTGCAAACAGTGCATCAAACCATCATTTAACCCAAAAAGCACAAATAAGATCCagtaacagaaaatgaaagcttgAATCAGTTAAAAGAAAGattctgttttctgtaatgATAAGATTATCAAGTTAATTTATCAAcaatttttgtggttttcattGCTTACTTGCAATCCTTTGCAGAGAGTTTGTGTATTcctaaaatgtgcttttttatttcaagcaaAAATTTTTTGGCTAGTAAGACCAAGCATATGGCCTGGTAGggagaaaaacaaggaagaaaaaaagaagggctGGTGTGTGCACTTCCCTGTCATGAAATTGAGTATGCTGTTTCACACCTCGTGAGCCTGATCTGTGAGCAGCGAGCATACCGTTGAACACAAGAGCGTAGTGTGGAGCATGTGGCTCATAATGACAAAATGCAGTTGTAGCATTTTGATGTGATCATTGTTCAAGACTATTGGAATCCATCCAATGAATGTGAGGATCAGACTTAATACTGCTTCCTTTTGAAAGTAATTGGATTTGTGGCACTGGCTGTAATTGAGCTGGGTAGAGCATGAATTTTGGTGTGAAGTGTAACGGACAATATCACCTCCAAAGCAAGAAGAAACACTGAACTTATTTTTTGAAGACCATACAAATGTTTAGAACCATTCAGTCctatgaaaaaaatctattatgtgaaaaaaaaaattgtttaagtGACTGAGGAACGATTCCTGTGGTGTTAACTCTAGTAACATAAAATTCTCATCTTCACACCTTGCATCTATGTCAAGTTTTCCAAGATTTTATCTTTGGCCTATGGCTTTCTACATATGacaatttttattccttttcaatctgagaggggaaaaatgaCTTAAATAATTGTTGTCTTTGTTCAATGATGTAAAAAATGTGTTGCTGACACTGCCAGTTCAAAACTGTTGGAAACATGAAATAAATTGCAAAAGACTAAGAGGAGCAATTTAAGATGGTGTGTTATCCAAACATATGTACATGCACACTCCACTAGTCACTGGACATCTGGTTGAATCTGGAATTACTACAGTAACTTTCAGGTAATGGTGAGCATGCACTTGCCACTAATTACAATAGGAAAATACTGGACCCTGTGCACAGCACTGACAAATTGCTCCCAGTGGTATCTAAGCTATTTCACTGTTGTCATTATAACCTCTAGCAAAGTCAGGGTATTTGTAAAGAGTGTTGTGTCTGCAACATATTAAAGATATTATATCCCTATTTATAGTCCAATTCCATGAATAGAAAATTCCAACAGAGAATGTTTACTGTAGAAATTTTGGAATACGGAGCTTTTAAAGGCAGGTATGTTTATTTTATGGGCCAtgtatttagagaaaagcaattaAAGCCACCTTGCTCATTAACCTTTCAGTTCCTTGTAGAGCACTTTAAGCACAAGAAAGTGATTGCATTTTGATTTGTAATGCTTCAGTGAACTGGCCCTCTTCTCTGGGTATGTGTGCGTTGTACTAGAGTGCAATCTCTAAACACTTGCATGTGTTTTTGTTTCACCACAATCTAACTGATATGCTGATCTAAATTCTTTGAGCTCATGGATTCCAAATGCCTTTTACCATGTACTTTGTTCAGTCCTTTTTTACATTTACTCTACAAAGCTATATCACATGCCATAACTGCATTATCATGGTTACTGCTATTTGAGAAGATTCAACAAATTATAAGCAATATCAAATCAAGACAATGATTTATAGAAATAGAGTTTGACTTTTGCACTATAAATCGGAAGAAACGACAGCATATTATTTCTCCATCTCTGAGTATGATGACCACAAGGCAACAAATACTTACTCCTTTCAGAAGATATCTGAGGTGAGGAAAAACACCAACCTACATCCCAGGTAGTTGGCCTAAGAAATGGATTAGCTGAATCAGAaatctttaatttaaaacagtGTATATGTTAACAAAAGAGACTTCTTGAAAAGTATTTGGGTTCTCAGAAGCTAATGAGAATTAATGTTTGTTGGCAGAGATGATGCtcttattttaatcttttcattttcttccaacagcaattaaaaataatagataaaaagaaacataaaaggtaaaagaattttttcccccgTCTtctaattacagaaaaataacctgtgtgtgggatgaagttttTTCCTTCAGCCTTCATAAATGTATATCCAAATAAGCCTAAAATACAAAGCTTCCTAAAATGCAAAGGTTTTTCATCATCTTGGCAGCTGTGACATACAATCGTAACACACCTGTAGTATCCTTGTCACTACAAAAGCTTCAGACACAGTGGTGTTTTGCTCTTTGTGTTGAAGATCATGACTTCAGTGTTTGGAGAACATTGCACATTATGTGAAGTAAAACGTTCAGCTGCTGATCAAGGTCTGGAAGGGGCTTTTCCCCAACAAtattggaagagaccttaggTTTTCATTTATCTTTGTAATTAGCTTCGTATTTTGTAGTGTGAATTGTCACTGCAAAGGTAGGAAATGTTGATTCCTTTAGTCTCCTCTTCTGAGCCTGTCCCATGCATACAGCATGACTAAAATGGTTTGGTCCAATTAAAGCAACTGGTTGAGAGAAGAGAGTTTATGATATGTAATggtaaaaatagaaatttcatGTTATATGAATTGCCATgctatttgtattatttttaatgcatttttacaAAATCTCAGTCTATAGGCCTGCCTGTACTTCTGGACgtacctatttttttttaagaaaagtaaCTGTAACAGCATTTTTACTGCCAAAACATGCTTTTGGATTGTGAAATTCTTGATTTAAATGTAACATATGCTCAATTAGGGTTATTATCCAAAAACTTTATCTTTTAACTAAGTTCTAAAGAAAGTAAATAATGTTGGTGTCAGTCTGCTGAGTGAAGCCCAGAGAAATCAAATTGTGCAGAGTGATACAGGGGGTTTGTGGTTTGTGGCAGTTGTCCACTTGATGCAGATATTTATACTCCTTGGTCTGATTGCAAATCTGTCCTTGTTTAATTAGGAGACTAAGATGTTTGGAATGTTTCACAGTGgttcaaaagcaatttttaagaaaaagcaaatagcCATTTGATATTACCAGAAAAACTGTTCATTACATGCACTGTTGTAGACTTCATCTTGGTGACTTTCTTATTCCTTTGGCACTCCTGTGGTAAAAGGTAATTGACTTAATgtgaaacaaatggaaaatggTAGCTTTTCCACCACAATGAAATGCTGAGATCTGAATGAATGATGAAGCCTTTAGAATTAGTGGCAACATTACTGTAGTGAACTGAGAGAGTGACCTGCCCTGAAGGAACAGGGAAAAGCAATAATGCTCGTGTCCCATCTGTCAGGAAGGTGTAGGAGACATTTGTTACATAATGACTGTCCCATTCACTGAAATATTATGAGGATTAGAAAATACCTTGCATAATTTATATACACCATCTCTATTCTGGAACCATACATTACCCTACCCACAGACAGATTACACTGACATCCTGAACCATATGCATGGTTTATGTGGGTAACATAATACTTTCAAATTATATCTGCTATGAGCCAATAAAATTAGTATGGGGTAGTTAGGCAATAGCCTCATAACAGCTAAACTAACAAAggtttataaaatatttctctcctAATTTTTCATGGGGGCAGtcattgttttttat
Encoded proteins:
- the FANCF gene encoding Fanconi anemia group F protein, with product MEVVLGQVEQLSALLIVSRSALVRDWDSLTLDRALEWARYFQHLYDRFRARPELREALGRRLRRAQPYPLLGFPTLGRCPQLVGLALLENRALPPAACRSLLRSLLQPPGAGTGPEPRGLALLARRKAAACLLALPRRPPRCPPGQEPQLQAEAQLLLNRLREEGQEVGEAAGQLRWLCGVLEQLPQPRAFEVVAAALALLKQGSGAEQAGDRDRDETSLDGYQANAAEDGCTAGLLLSWLLGNQERFSAFCLCLPCSLLAFLAGHYSQLSRSYLDLLTAWGSHLLYDPLQGRWIKSCFDKAELSWEELRERFSCLCQGSTLLKEQTQAALKLLKTQDGDFKVCGLSVWSDLLMEVGC